ATAATTTGGCGCCGATGGTTATAGCGATGAGAGCATGGCGGTTATCCGGGAACACCTGACGGAAGTCCGTCCTCACTGTGCCGTTTTGCGGATCGGTGATGATTTCCAGAATCGCTTGCGGGTCTGTCGGCAATTCGGCGGAGCCGTTCTTTTGGGCCACCGCCTGCTCGATGAGAAACGCAGGGCCTATAGCTGAGACGACATCAGTCCTGGCCACCATACGATCTTCAATCGCTTGCATCGCTGCCATATTGCCTGGTTGAACAAGCTGGGCTAGATCATCCGCAGTCACGAGAACTATCACCACTCTGTCGCTGAAACGCTGCGTGAACCGCTGGTAGTCTCGATAGACTTGAGAATCGGCAGATACGAAGGTATTGTCCCCCGTCTCCATTTTGAGATGCAGAGCCCCTATGATGGAAGGGATTATCAGAGATAAACATATGATAGTCAGTATCAGATGTTTGTTCTTTATGAAAATACCTAATCGATTAAAGGACTTGTTCATTCTTGCTCCATCTCCTCGTAGTCTCGGCTATGCCTTTTCCGAAATCCAGCCTTTTCGATTTCGCGCCGTGAAGTAGCACATAATTTACATGGCTGACTGACCAGATAGTCAGTAAACTGCAAAAAAATTTATCGGCAGATGCCATGACAGAATATTTCGGTAATCTCATCAGCGATCCGGCCGGCAGCCAGCATAGTCTGCGGCTGTAAAGCAGATTGTAAAGGTGGAGCAGTGATCATCCCCATCAGCAGAATGGCAGCGATGCGGCTGTCAACAGGCCTGAATTCCCCTGTGGCGATGCCATCCTTTAGCAGCTTGCCAATCCTGAGAGGAACCTCATTACTCATGACGGTAAGAATGTCCTTCATCTCCTCCTCGAGGATCACTTCAAAAAATGCGATTCGGAATAGGTATGGCCGCGAGTTGAACATGTCCATACACGCCTCGACCGCTGCTCTAAGCTTGGCTCGCCCTGACTCACTGCTTTGTGCGATAGCATCCCACCTTGTCAACAGTGTAGTCATGGCATCCTTCAATATGTGCTCAACCAGCGCCCTCTTGCTGTTGAAGTGATAGAAAACAAGGCCTTTCGATACGCCGGCAGCCTTGGCTATCTCGTCAATTGATACGCCGCGGTATCCCTTCTCTCCAAATAGCCTCTCGGCTGTCTGCAGTATGGCAGAATACCGCTCCGTCACGGCATGTGAGTTCGTCTCAGCAAGATGTTTCATGGCCGTTACTGACTGACTGGTTAGTCACTGACACGATATCCTAGCAGCATAGCCTAACCTTGTCAATTGACAGCGACACGCCACGTTGGCTTGTTCTCGACATTGGTGTTGTGAATCTGTCACCAATGCACTCTGGGGCACTAAATTCGGAGGTTCATCGCGGTCTACAGAAGGACGAAGCTTAGAGCAAAAGAATCCGACCAGGTGTAGAATTGACTTATCAGGCAAGCAAATCTCACTGCCGAGGCATATTCTTGAAGAAGGAAGCTATTCTGTTCGACGATTTGAAGGAGAAGACAAGGTGCTGCGCCTGTGAGAGGCGCTGCGAATTGTCCCCAGGTGCGCTCGGTTTCTGCCAGACGAGGAAGAACATCGGCGGGAAGCTGTACACGTTGGTGTACGGTGAGATTGCTTCCATAAGCGCAAACCACATAGAGAAGAAGCCCCTATTCCACTTTCACCCGGGTAGCAAGGCCCTCACTGTGGGTACCTGGTCGTGCAATTTCACTTGCCCCTGGTGTCAAAACTATGATATCAGCAAGTCACCCGGAGACATAGGCAAAGGAAGATTCCTCAGCCCCGAGGATTTCGTGGAGATGGTTGAGAGCAGCGGCTGTCAGGGTACAAGCATCTCGCTCAATGAGCCGACGTTGCTCTTGGAGTATTCAGTGGACGTGTTTAAGCTGGCGAGAAAGCATGGCTACTACAACACCTTCGTCACCAATGGCTATATGACCTTGGAAGCCTTGAAGATGCTGGTAGAGAGTGGCCTGGATGCTATGAACATCGATGTCAAAGGGGACGCTGGGACCGTCTTCGAGTTCTGTGGCGCTGACGTGGAGAAGGTGTGGAGAAATGCTGTGGCTGCGAGAAGGTATGGCGTGTGGATTGAGATCACAACGCTTCTAATACCGGGTGTCAATGACGGGGACAGGACCCTGAAGGAGATTGCCGGTAGGATCAAGTACGAACTCGGTGACGATACACCGTGGCACACTACTGGGTACTTTCCAGCCTACAGATTCAGTGATGAGCTTTATGTCCCACCCACGCCTTTAGCTACCTTAGAAAGGGCCAGGGATACAGGAAGGGCTGAAGGATTGAAATACGTCTATGCTGGCAATGCCCCCGGGCATCCCTATGAGAACACCTACTGTCCCAACTGTAACCAGCTCCTGGTAGAGCGCCGAGGCTTTTCTGTGGCAAAATATAGCATAACGGCCGAGCGACGGTGCCCCAGATGTGGCCTTGAAATTCCTATAGTAGGCCGTTTCGGTGGCGCTCACCGGGGCGAATCCAGCGACGACACCGGACGGACTGATCAGTGAGACTATGGTACAAGGGGGAGTGCAGAATGACAGTAGCCATCTTGTTCCGCGAAGAAGTGAAGGAATACGATTTTGGACCGGGCCACCCTTTCAGGGGAGACCGCTATGAGGTGTTTCCCCGTTTCCTGAAGGAAAGCCTGAGCGGGGAGCAGAACTACCGCATAATTGAGGCAGAACCAGCCAGTGACGAAGACCTGCTGAGAGTGTGCCAGCGGGATTATGTCGACTTCACTACGCAGTTCTACCGGGCGGCCAATCTGGGTCTGAGTTATGATGGGAGTTTCTATCGATACCACTCAGGTGACAACAGGCCGGTGGGTAGGTGCGGGAAGCTAGAAGAGGCAGCCAGATTCATCGTTGGCCAGGCGAAGCTGGCGGCTGATTTAGTTCAGTCCGGCCAGTTCGGAAAAGCCATCTCCATTGGCGGCGGAATGCATCATGCCAAGCCAAACTACGGGGAAGGGTTCTGTATCTACAACGATGTGGCTTTTGCTGCCCTGTATTTGCTAGAGAAGCACGGGATGGAGAGGGTCTTGATTTTGGACACTGATGCCCACGCCGGGAATGGAACCAGCGAGTATTTCTACTCCAATCCGAAGGTTCTGTTCATTGATGTACACCAAGACCCGAGGACCCTTTATCCCGGTACTGGTTTTGCGTCAGATATAGGCTCGGGCGAGGGGCGTGGTTTCACTATCAACATTCCTATGCCAGTCGATGCCGGCTGCGATTCCTATCAACTAGCCTTCGAGGAGATCATCGAGCCATTGACGGAGGAATTCAAACCACAGATTATCATCAGAAATGGCGGTTCCGATCCTCATTTCGATGATGGACTAACGCAACTAGGATTGCCAGTGAGAGGCTTCAGGATGATTGGAGAGCGAGTCAGAAAGATGGCCCAAACTTGCCAAGGCAAGCTCATCGATCATATTGCCTCGGGCTACAACAAGACCGTTTTGCCTCATGCCTGGATAGCTCTGATCTCCGGGCTGGCTGGCTTCCGGATTCCGCTGGAGGAGCCTGTACCGATCCCTCCAAGATTCCAGAAGGACCTGCGGTTGGAAGAGACGAAAAGGATGGTAGCACAGGTGAAGAATAATGCCCGCCAGTACTGGCGATGCCTTTGATATCTTCCATATTGACGCTTGTGTTTTCGGGACATGCGGGATGGAGGTTTCGATTACCTATGGATTCAACAGTGAATAGCCAGGTTGGGTGGCAGTTGACATCGCCTGAAGTTAGGTGGTAAGTTGCGGTAGCCATCCGACAGGCATGATACGGAGCAAAGAATGGAGATGGTGAGGCTAGGAAAAACCGGACTGATGGTCTCTCGCTTGGGCTTTGGGGGCATCCCCATCCAGCGCCTGGGCGAAGCAGAGGCAGTGCTGCTGGTGAAGAGGTGCCTTGAACTGGGTATCAACTTCTACGACACTGCCAATGCTTATACCACCAGCGAAGGCTTCATAGGCAAGGCGATTGACGGAAGGAGAGAAGAACTTGTCCTAGCCACCAAGTCAACTTCTCGCAATCCAGAGAAGGTTATGAAGCATCTCCAGTTGAGCCTGGAGCGCTTGGGGGTGGATACGATAGACCTTTATCAGCTCCATGGCGTAGATGACCTGGAAACGTATAACAGCATGGTGGCGTCAGGCGGCATGCTGACTACTTTGGAGAAGGCCAGGAGCCAGGAGAAGATCAGACACATCGGAATTTCATCCCACTCTCTCGACGTAGCTAAGCTGGCGGCACAATCAGGGCACTTCGAGACTGTGCAGTTTCCCTTCAACTTTGTTGCCAGGGAGGCTGCCGACGAGCTAATTCCCCTTTGCCGCCGTAATGACGTGGGATTCATTGCCATGAAGCCGATGGGTGGGGGGATGCTGGAGAGCGCTTCCCTGGCCATGAAGTTCCTCATGCAATTTCCTGGCGTTCACCCCATTGTGGGGGTAGATACTATCGAGCAGATGGAGGAATTGGTCCGAATCGTTGAAGGCGATCTTTCCATCACACCGGAGGAGCAACGGCGCATGGAGCAAATAGCTACGGAACTGGGCAGCAGGTACTGCCGTCACTGCTATTACTGCCAGCCGTGTCCGCAGGACATCCTCATCTGTGAGGTCATGGTCTTCCCTACTTATCTTAAACGCTCTGTGCCGGCGTTCTACCTCTCCGGGTGGGTAGCGGATAACATGGAAAAGGCTCAGACTTGTACTGAATGCGGGGAATGTGAAGGCAGGTGCCCTTTCAAGCTGCCTATCAGAGAGATGCTGGGGGACAGTGTGGCCCTGTTTCGAAAGCTGAAGACCTCTGCGACGTGATACCCGACATTGAACTGCGCGACTACACACCTCTTGAGTTCGTTTTCGCCATGCGGCAAGACTGGTGACGTTGCTTGAAAGAGGTTCAGGTA
The window above is part of the Chloroflexota bacterium genome. Proteins encoded here:
- a CDS encoding TetR/AcrR family transcriptional regulator → MKHLAETNSHAVTERYSAILQTAERLFGEKGYRGVSIDEIAKAAGVSKGLVFYHFNSKRALVEHILKDAMTTLLTRWDAIAQSSESGRAKLRAAVEACMDMFNSRPYLFRIAFFEVILEEEMKDILTVMSNEVPLRIGKLLKDGIATGEFRPVDSRIAAILLMGMITAPPLQSALQPQTMLAAGRIADEITEIFCHGICR
- the amrS gene encoding AmmeMemoRadiSam system radical SAM enzyme, which gives rise to MFLKKEAILFDDLKEKTRCCACERRCELSPGALGFCQTRKNIGGKLYTLVYGEIASISANHIEKKPLFHFHPGSKALTVGTWSCNFTCPWCQNYDISKSPGDIGKGRFLSPEDFVEMVESSGCQGTSISLNEPTLLLEYSVDVFKLARKHGYYNTFVTNGYMTLEALKMLVESGLDAMNIDVKGDAGTVFEFCGADVEKVWRNAVAARRYGVWIEITTLLIPGVNDGDRTLKEIAGRIKYELGDDTPWHTTGYFPAYRFSDELYVPPTPLATLERARDTGRAEGLKYVYAGNAPGHPYENTYCPNCNQLLVERRGFSVAKYSITAERRCPRCGLEIPIVGRFGGAHRGESSDDTGRTDQ
- a CDS encoding aldo/keto reductase; the encoded protein is MEMVRLGKTGLMVSRLGFGGIPIQRLGEAEAVLLVKRCLELGINFYDTANAYTTSEGFIGKAIDGRREELVLATKSTSRNPEKVMKHLQLSLERLGVDTIDLYQLHGVDDLETYNSMVASGGMLTTLEKARSQEKIRHIGISSHSLDVAKLAAQSGHFETVQFPFNFVAREAADELIPLCRRNDVGFIAMKPMGGGMLESASLAMKFLMQFPGVHPIVGVDTIEQMEELVRIVEGDLSITPEEQRRMEQIATELGSRYCRHCYYCQPCPQDILICEVMVFPTYLKRSVPAFYLSGWVADNMEKAQTCTECGECEGRCPFKLPIREMLGDSVALFRKLKTSAT